From Xenopus laevis strain J_2021 chromosome 7L, Xenopus_laevis_v10.1, whole genome shotgun sequence, one genomic window encodes:
- the hes5.6.L gene encoding hairy and enhancer of split 5, gene 6 L homeolog yields the protein MAPYTASSMLSTEHSHKAQGIRKIRKPVVEKMRRDRINSSIEQLRMLLEKEFEQHHLPSKPEKADILEVAVSFLQQLMASKYAQSSSPAHMEGHSRCLQDSLKFFSPKIQSEFPENFLHNIYEDHSMTVSPPMSPLYQIPTKCTTPGTGKVLWRPW from the exons ATGGCTCCATACACTGCTAGCAGCATGCTCAGTACTGAGCACAGTCACAAGGCACAAGGAATAAGAAAG ATAAGAAAACCAGTGGTTGAGAAAATGAGAAGAGATCGGATTAACAGCAGCATTGAGCAGCTCAGGATGTTACTGGAGAAAGAGTTTGAGCAACATCATCTCCCATCCAAACCAGAGAAAGCTGACATCCTGGAGGTGGCAGTGAGCTTCCTGCAGCAGCTAATGGCTTCCAAAT ATGCACAATCATCCAGCCCAGCCCACATGGAAGGCCACTCTAGATGTCTCCAGGACTCTCTGAAATTCTTCTCCCCAAAGATACAGTCTGAGTTTCCAGAGAATTTTCTACACAATATCTATGAGGATCATTCTATGACAGTCAGTCCTCCTATGTCACCTTTGTACCAGATCCCCACCAAATGCACAACTCCTGGGACTGGCAAAGTTCTCTGGAGACCCTGGTAG
- the hes5.5.L gene encoding transcription factor HES-5, whose amino-acid sequence MAPYTASSMLSTEHSHKAQGIRKIRKPVVEKMRRDRINSSIEQLRMLLEKEFEKHHLPSKPEKADILDVAVSFLQQHMVSKCKPSSSPAYREGYSKCLQDSQHFLSLQKHSEIHGKMMQNFHEDLSIAQGLCRPVSLYYQTPTNGTAPPAKLLWRPWN is encoded by the exons ATGGCTCCATACACTGCTAGCAGCATGCTCAGTACTGAGCACAGTCACAAGGCACAAGGAATAAGAAAG ATAAGAAAACCAGTGGTTGAGAAAATGAGGAGAGATCGAATTAACAGCAGCATCGAGCAGCTCAGGATGTTACTGGAGAAAGAGTTTGAGAAACATCATCTCCCATCCAAACCAGAGAAAGCTGACATTCTGGATGTGGCAGTGAGCTTCTTGCAGCAGCACATGGTTTCCAAAT GTAAACCATCATCCAGTCCTGCTTACAGAGAAGGTTACTCTAAATGTCTCCAGGACTCTCAGCACTTCCTCTCCCTGCAGAAACACTCAGAGATTCACGgaaaaatgatgcagaatttccATGAGGATCTTTCCATTGCACAGGGTCTGTGTCGTCCTGTGTCACTTTATTACCAGACTCCCACTAATGGCACAGCACCACCAGCCAAGCTCCTCTGGAGACCCTGGAACTAA